Proteins co-encoded in one Gossypium arboreum isolate Shixiya-1 chromosome 11, ASM2569848v2, whole genome shotgun sequence genomic window:
- the LOC108470770 gene encoding uncharacterized protein LOC108470770, with protein sequence MEPTNQKFLERVVSQKALQMGSSFPCQICVVGFLCGVCLTSLFLAVLTSVGTFGFTGISFSSLSMGNSPLNSSSEIINVITSSDYQSKVKETARWVDSKGREPESDDDERVSLLTEAWGALLADREPEESEFSKRFGLSKSSLPNTPHLENCKLSAQVNKHLDTRSGAGRFPPWTTWKGSLNMYPATETDKNLRSFKDQPVSDGAYPPWIVGSDEENYPLTRKVQRDIWIHQHPVNCHDPNIKFLVADWEKLPGFGIGAQFAGMAGLLAIAINEKRVLVTGYFNRADHDGCKASRGSWSCYFFLETSQECRDRAFELITNKEAWEKGTIKGKDSYKSKEIWTAKVPREWGDPWSYLQPTTDINGSLIAVHHKMDRRWWRAQAVRYLMRFQTEYTCGLLNVARHAAFGKEAAKMVLASLDKDWPKVITNQLNSEIEEFVWSNHRPWVPRPLLSMHVRMGDKACEMKVVEFEEYMELAHRIQMRFPHLKNVWLSTEMQEVIDKTRSYPHWNFYYTNVTRQVGNVSMATYEASLGRKTSTNYPLVNFLMAVESDFFIGALGSTWCFLIDGMRNTGGKVMAGYLSVNKDRFW encoded by the exons atggagCCAACAAACCAGAAGTTTTTGGAAAGAGTTGTTTCACAGAAAGCTCTGCAAATGGGAAGTTCATTCCCATGCCAAATTTGTGTGGTGGGTTTTCTCTGTGGAGTTTGCCTCACTTCTTTGTTCTTGGCTGTTCTTACTTCTGTTGGTACCTTTGGCTTTACTGGGATTTCATTTTCATCCTTATCAATGGGGAATTCTCCATTGAATTCAAGTTCTGAGATTATCA ATGTTATTACGAGTTCGGACTACCAATCTAAAGTAAAAGAAACCGCGAGATGGGTGGATTCGAAGGGAAGGGAACCGGAGAGCGATGATGATGAGAGGGTTTCTTTATTGACTGAAGCATGGGGTGCTTTACTAGCTGACAGGGAACCTGAAGAAAGCGAGTTCTCGAAAAGATTTGGACTCAGCAAATCAAGTTTACCGAATACTCCTCATTTGGAGAACTGTAAATTAAGTGCACAAGTGAATAAGCATCTCGACACACGTTCAGGAGCCGGGAGATTTCCTCCATGGACAACTTGGAAGGGTTCATTGAACATGTATCCTGCAACTGAAACTGATAAGAATTTAAGAAGCTTTAAGGATCAACCTGTATCTGATGGTGCTTATCCTCCATGG ATTGTGGGATCAGATGAAGAAAACTATCCTCTTACCAGGAAAGTGCAACGTGACATTTGGATACATCAGCATCCGGTAAACTGCCATGATCCTAACATAAAATTTCTTGTGGCTGACTGGGAAAAATTACCTGGATTTGGCATCGGGGCTCAGTTTGCCGGTATGGCCGGGCTTCTTGCTATTGCAATTAATGAGAAAAGGGTGCTTGTTACTGGATACTTCAATCGTGCTGACCATGATGGTTGTAAAG CATCGCGTGGTAGTTGGTCTTGCTACTTCTTCCTAGAGACATCCCAGGAATGCCGAGACCGTGCATTTGAGCTTATTACCAACAAGGAGGCATGGGAAAAGGGAACTATAAAAGGAAAAGATAGTTATAAATCAAAGGAAATATGGACAGCGAAGGTTCCGAG GGAATGGGGTGATCCTTGGAGTTATTTGCAGCCTACAACAGATATAAATGGAAGTTTAATTGCTGTTCACCATAAAATGGATCGAAGGTGGTGGAGAGCACAG GCTGTTCGATATCTAATGCGATTTCAAACAGAGTACACTTGTGGTTTATTGAATGTTGCTCGCCATGCTGCATTTGGGAAAGAAGCTGCAAAAATGGTTCTTGCAAGTCTTGACAAAGATTGGCCAAAG GTGATCACAAACCAGCTAAACTCAGAAATTGAAGAATTTGTGTGGTCAAATCATAGACCTTGGGTTCCTCGGCCGTTGCTGAGTATGCATGTAAGGATGGGAGACAAAGCATGTGAAATGAAAGTGGTCGAATTTGAAGAATATATGGAACTTGCTCACCGTATTCAGATGCGTTTTCCACATCTCAAGAACGTTTGGCTCTCCACCGAAATGCAG GAAGTGATTGATAAAACGAGATCATACCCTCATTGGAACTTCTATTACACGAACGTGACACGCCAAGTCGGGAATGTATCGATGGCTACATACGAGGCAAGCCTTGGAAGGAAAACCAGCACGAATTACCCTCTTGTTAATTTCTTGATGGCAGTTGAATCGGACTTTTTTATCGGGGCATTGGGATCGACATGGTGCTTTCTTATAGATGGCATGAGGAACACTGGTGGAAAAGTAATGGCAGGGTATTTAAGCGTCAACAAGGATAGGTTCTGGTAG
- the LOC108473065 gene encoding LOW QUALITY PROTEIN: uncharacterized protein LOC108473065 (The sequence of the model RefSeq protein was modified relative to this genomic sequence to represent the inferred CDS: inserted 1 base in 1 codon), with the protein MEDPSKYAHSPAHLAVARRDHAALRRIISTLPRLANAGEVNTEAESLEAEERADAISAVIDRRDVPGRETPLHLAVRLRDPISVEILIMAGADRNLRNEQGWSALEEAVWTREEAIAMIIARHSELLAWARWCRRLPRFIASLARIRDFYMEISFHFESSVIPFIARIAPSDTYCIWKRGSNFRADTTLAGFDGFHIKRSHKTVLFLGEGYTSEDDNLSLPAGSLIVIYHKKKEVINALEGAGEQATESDVAHEVRKMSKTNMCRPRIDVAQAELAPQLNWRRQERSEMVGNWKAKIYDMLHVTFSMKSRGVPGAMTDEERMANSGENNEYDDVLTAEERMQLNSELRKGNSDGFCDGDDDDEHGFVDCQENGSFDCQENGSAGAYESIESNGVAKEKKRWFGRNKKGSKNSDNPDDSKIGKFSKSAPGVRNQKQVDNRRSSSEFAKEDTIDGKKRKDKSSKKKKKGGNSDDKHGNEIKKGVRPVLWLTPDFPLKTEELLPLFDILAKKVKPIRRLREILTTKLPPGTFPVKVAIPIVSTIRVLVTFTRFEELQPIEEFSTPPSSPVHFQDAKSKESEGSTSWTSWMRGSRGGQSRDSDGHDGVDPFHIPTNYTWIDANEKKRRMLAKKAEKARRQQQXAKGGDGGPQQVSEEVEE; encoded by the exons ATGGAGGATCCTTCCAAGTATGCCCATAGTCCTGCTCATTTAGCTGTTGCTCGCCGTGACCATGCCGCGCTTAGGCGTATTATCTCGACACTCCCTCGGCTTGCTAATGCTGGTGAGGTTAATACTGAAGCTGAATCTCTTGAGGCTGAGGAACGGGCTGATGCTATCTCGGCTGTCATAGATCGTCGTGATGTCCCAGGTAGGGAGACTCCGCTGCATTTAGCAGTGCGATTGAGAGATCCAATATCAGTGGAAATTTTGATAATGGCTGGAGCAGATCGGAATCTTCGGAATGAGCAGGGTTGGAGTGCTTTGGAAGAAGCGGTTTGGACAAGGGAAGAGGCTATTGCCATGATCATTGCTCGACACTCAGAACTGCTTGCCTGGGCAAGATGGTGTCGCAGACTTCCCAGGTTTATTGCCTCATTAGCTCGAATCCGTGATTTTTACATGGAGATATCTTTTCATTTTGAAAGTTCAGTCATTCCGTTTATTGCACGCATTGCACCATCAGACACTTACTGCATTTGGAAGCGGGGTTCAAATTTCCGTGCTGATACGACACTTGCTGGATTTGATGGGTTCCACATTAAACGATCACACAAAACAGTTCTCTTTCTAGGGGAAGGCTACACTTCTGAGGATGATAACCTTTCTCTTCCTGCAGGCTCTTTGATTGTTATTTATCATAAGAAAAAAGAAGTTATAAATGCCTTGGAGGGGGCTGGTGAGCAAGCAACTGAATCAGACGTCGCTCATGAAGTGCGAAAGATGTCTAAAACTAATATGTGTAGGCCTCGTATTGATGTTGCTCAGGCTGAGCTTGCTCCTCAACTGAATTGGAGGCGACAAGAGAGAAGTGAGATGGTTGGAAACTGGAAGGCTAAAATTTATGATATGCTTCATGTGACATTCAGTATGAAGTCAAGGGGAGTTCCTGGTGCAATGACTGATGAAGAGAGGATGGCAAATAGCGGTGAAAATAATGAGTATGATGATGTATTGACAGCTGAGGAAAGGATGCAGTTGAATTCGGAGCTTCGTAAGGGAAATTCAGATGGCTTTTGtgatggtgatgatgatgatgagcaTGGATTTGTTGACTGTCAAGAAAATGGTTCTTTTGACTGTCAAGAAAATGGTTCAGCTGGTGCCTATGAAAGTATTGAATCAAATGGTGTTGCTAAGGAGAAGAAGAGATGGTTTGGCAGGAATAAGAAAGGCTCAAAGAACAGTGATAATCCTGATGATTCAAAGATTGGAAAGTTCTCAAAATCGGCTCCAGGAGTTCGCAATCAGAAACAAGTTGATAATCGTAGATCATCGTCTGAATTTGCGAAGGAAGATACTATTGATGGCAAGAAGCGTAAAGATAAAAGcagcaagaagaagaagaaaggggGCAATAGTGATGATAAACATGGAAATGAGATTAAGAAGGGTGTGAGACCTGTTTTATGGCTAACACCAGATTTCCCTTTAAAGACAGAGGAACTCCTGCCTTTATTTGACATATTAGCCAAGAAAGTCAAGCCTATAAGGAGATTAAGGGAGATTTTGACAACTAAACTGCCACCGGGCACATTTCCAGTCAAG GTTGCCATCCCTATTGTGTCAACTATTCGAGTCCTTGTGACTTTCACTAGATTTGAGGAGCTTCAGCCAATAGAGGAGTTTTCAACACCTCCTTCCAGCCCGGTTCATTTCCAAGATGCCAAGTCAAAAGAATCAGAGGGTTCAACATCATGGACTTCATGGATGAGAGGGAGTCGTGGTGGCCAGTCAAGAGATAGTGATGGTCATGACGGGGTTGATCCTTTCCACATACCAACGAACTATACCTGGATAGATGCTAACGAGAAAAAACGCCGCATGTTAGCCAAGAAAGCGGAAAAGGCACGCAGGCAGCAAC CAGCCAAAGGTGGGGATGGAGGCCCGCAGCAGGTGAGCGAAGAGGTGGAAGAATAG